Proteins encoded within one genomic window of Coprococcus phoceensis:
- a CDS encoding V-type ATP synthase subunit B, with protein MAIEYLGLSSINGPLIVLEGVQDAFFDEIVEFVVNGNERKLGRIIEIYEDKAVIQVFEGTENMSLLNTHTKLTGHPMEIALSPDMLGRTFNGIGQPIDDLGPITSTLTRDINGLPLNPVKREYPRNYIRTGISAIDGLTTLIRGQKLPIFSGNGLPHDQLAAQIVKQASLGDDSDEEFAIVFAAMGVKHDVAEFFQRTFEESGVSDHVVMFLNLANDPVVERLITPKVALTVAEYLAFEQNKHILVILTDMTSFAEAMREVSSSKGEIPSRKGFPGYLYSELATIYERAGIVAGVNGSVTQLPILTMPNDDITHPIPDLTGYITEGQIVLDRALHGQSIYPPINILPSLSRLMKDGIGEGYTRADHQDLANQLFSSYAKVGEARNLASVIGEDELSPIDKKYLAFGKEFEERYIGQGLEENRTIEETLDLGWELLKMLPREELDRIDTKILEQFYDNRSDS; from the coding sequence ATGGCAATTGAATATTTAGGCTTAAGCAGCATCAACGGTCCTCTGATCGTGCTGGAGGGTGTACAGGATGCGTTCTTTGATGAGATCGTAGAATTTGTAGTAAACGGAAACGAGCGTAAGTTAGGTCGCATCATTGAGATTTACGAGGATAAAGCAGTTATTCAGGTATTTGAAGGGACTGAAAATATGTCTCTGCTCAACACCCACACAAAACTCACCGGACATCCGATGGAGATCGCCCTCTCACCGGATATGCTCGGAAGAACATTTAACGGAATCGGGCAGCCGATTGACGATCTCGGTCCGATTACCTCAACGTTGACAAGAGATATCAACGGACTTCCGCTTAACCCGGTAAAACGTGAATATCCTAGAAACTATATCCGCACCGGTATCTCTGCAATCGACGGTCTGACCACACTGATTCGAGGACAGAAGCTTCCGATTTTTTCCGGAAACGGTCTTCCACACGACCAGCTTGCCGCTCAGATTGTAAAACAGGCTTCTCTCGGGGATGATTCCGATGAAGAATTTGCTATTGTATTTGCTGCGATGGGTGTCAAACATGACGTTGCGGAATTTTTCCAGCGCACCTTTGAAGAAAGCGGTGTATCCGACCACGTAGTCATGTTCCTGAATCTGGCAAACGATCCGGTCGTGGAGCGTCTTATCACACCAAAAGTAGCGCTCACCGTCGCAGAATATCTGGCATTTGAGCAGAACAAACATATCCTTGTCATTCTCACAGATATGACATCCTTTGCGGAGGCGATGCGTGAAGTATCCTCCTCCAAAGGCGAGATTCCAAGCCGAAAAGGATTCCCGGGATATCTTTATAGTGAACTCGCGACAATCTATGAACGCGCAGGAATTGTGGCAGGCGTCAACGGTTCGGTGACACAGCTGCCGATTCTGACAATGCCAAACGACGATATCACACACCCGATTCCTGACTTGACAGGATATATTACTGAAGGGCAGATTGTACTTGACCGTGCGCTCCATGGACAGTCCATCTACCCGCCAATCAACATTTTACCGTCCCTTTCCCGTCTGATGAAAGACGGTATCGGAGAGGGATACACTCGCGCGGACCATCAGGATCTTGCCAACCAGCTCTTTTCATCCTACGCCAAAGTAGGAGAAGCGAGAAACCTTGCCTCTGTCATCGGTGAAGATGAACTCTCCCCGATCGACAAAAAATACCTTGCCTTCGGAAAGGAATTCGAAGAACGCTATATCGGTCAGGGGCTGGAGGAAAACCGTACAATCGAAGAGACACTTGACCTTGGATGGGAACTTTTAAAAATGCTTCCAAGAGAAGAATTAGATCGTATTGACACAAAAATTTTGGAACAATTTTATGATAATCGTTCAGACTCATAG
- a CDS encoding V-type ATP synthase subunit A yields the protein MFRTGTIYGVNGPVIYLKGNTGFKMSEMVYVGKERLVGEVIALDKDKTTIQVFEETTGLRPGETVEATGDAISVTLAPGILNNIFDGIERPLERIAENSGAFISRGVSVDSLDKEKKWKTHLTVSIGDSVHGGDIIAEVPETTAIVHKCMVPPHISGIITKVMPDGVYTIDEPLVTVELSSGETIDLTMTQKWPIRVPRPTHHRFPASVPLITGQRILDTMFPIAKGGTACVPGGFGTGKTMTQHQIAKWSDADIIIYIGCGERGNEMTQVLEEFTKLVDPKSGNPLMDRTTLIANTSNMPVAAREASIYTGLTLAEYYRDMGYDVAIMADSTSRWAEALRELSGRLEEMPAEEGFPAYLASRLSAFYERAGMMHNLNGTDGSVSIIGAVSPQGGDFSEPVTQNTKRFVRCFWGLDKSLAYARHFPAIHWLTSYSEYLLDLAPWYNEHVSPKFVDYRNQLMALLNQESSLMEIVKLIGSDVLPDDQKLVLEIAKVIRLGFLQQNAFHADDTCVSLEKQFKMMEVILYLYQKSKALITLNMPISVLKEEDIFEKVIAIKYDVPNDKLELFDEYMKKIDAFYDRIMEKNA from the coding sequence ATGTTTAGAACCGGAACAATTTATGGAGTAAACGGTCCTGTCATCTATCTGAAAGGAAATACCGGATTTAAAATGTCAGAGATGGTCTATGTAGGGAAAGAAAGATTAGTCGGCGAAGTTATCGCACTTGATAAAGATAAGACAACCATTCAGGTCTTTGAGGAGACGACCGGGTTACGTCCGGGAGAGACTGTTGAGGCTACTGGAGATGCCATCTCCGTAACCCTCGCCCCGGGAATTCTCAATAATATATTTGACGGTATTGAACGTCCACTGGAACGCATCGCCGAAAATTCCGGTGCATTTATCAGTCGTGGTGTGAGTGTAGATTCGCTGGATAAAGAAAAAAAATGGAAGACACATCTGACGGTCTCTATCGGAGATTCCGTTCACGGAGGTGATATCATTGCCGAAGTGCCTGAGACAACGGCCATCGTGCACAAATGCATGGTGCCTCCACATATCAGCGGGATTATCACTAAAGTCATGCCGGATGGAGTGTACACAATTGATGAACCGCTCGTAACAGTCGAGCTAAGCTCCGGCGAGACGATCGACCTGACTATGACTCAGAAATGGCCGATTCGTGTTCCCCGTCCAACGCACCACCGTTTTCCTGCGTCCGTTCCGCTCATCACCGGACAGCGTATTCTTGATACGATGTTCCCGATCGCAAAAGGCGGCACCGCCTGTGTTCCTGGTGGATTTGGAACCGGAAAGACAATGACACAGCACCAGATCGCAAAATGGTCCGATGCCGACATCATCATCTACATTGGCTGTGGAGAACGTGGAAATGAGATGACACAGGTACTGGAAGAATTTACAAAACTGGTGGATCCTAAATCTGGCAATCCTCTGATGGACCGAACCACTTTGATCGCCAATACTTCCAACATGCCGGTGGCGGCCCGTGAAGCGAGCATCTACACCGGTCTCACACTTGCAGAATACTACCGTGATATGGGATATGATGTGGCAATCATGGCAGACTCCACATCTCGTTGGGCAGAAGCACTTCGAGAGCTCTCAGGACGTCTTGAAGAAATGCCTGCGGAAGAAGGTTTCCCTGCTTATCTGGCATCACGCTTATCTGCGTTTTACGAGCGTGCGGGCATGATGCACAACTTAAACGGAACTGACGGCTCTGTATCTATTATCGGAGCTGTATCACCACAGGGCGGCGACTTCTCTGAGCCGGTTACACAGAATACCAAACGTTTTGTCAGATGTTTCTGGGGGCTTGATAAGAGCCTTGCGTATGCGAGACATTTCCCGGCAATCCACTGGCTGACAAGCTACAGTGAATATCTGCTCGATCTCGCCCCATGGTATAACGAACACGTTTCGCCAAAGTTTGTCGACTACCGCAATCAGCTGATGGCTCTTTTGAATCAAGAGAGCAGCCTGATGGAAATCGTAAAATTAATCGGAAGCGATGTGCTGCCGGACGACCAGAAACTCGTTTTGGAAATTGCCAAAGTCATCCGACTGGGATTCCTTCAGCAAAACGCATTTCATGCAGACGACACTTGTGTCTCATTAGAAAAGCAGTTCAAGATGATGGAAGTTATCTTGTATTTATATCAGAAATCAAAAGCACTCATCACACTGAACATGCCGATTTCTGTTCTGAAAGAAGAAGATATTTTCGAAAAAGTCATTGCGATCAAATACGATGTGCCAAATGACAAACTCGAACTATTTGATGAATATATGAAAAAAATCGATGCATTCTATGACCGGATTATGGAAAAGAACGCATAA
- a CDS encoding V-type ATP synthase subunit E, whose product MTIEEKLKYLQDASMEDARAMGNEIISEHQEALDQILKEHKETAIRQAELTLKTETANARQSLNKAMARAQIELKREQGKCQTDLKNRLFKRVLVLVKEYMKTDDYKKILEKRIQKSLDFADGEEILIYINPSDAHLKDDLEAKTGASLTVSREDFIGGTRAVMQKRRILIDYSFKSALSEEYDNFLFLGGDNYV is encoded by the coding sequence TTGACAATCGAAGAAAAATTAAAGTATCTGCAGGATGCTTCCATGGAAGATGCCAGAGCAATGGGCAACGAGATTATAAGTGAACATCAGGAGGCTTTAGACCAGATACTAAAAGAGCATAAAGAGACTGCCATCCGTCAGGCGGAACTCACCTTAAAAACAGAGACCGCCAACGCCAGACAATCTTTAAATAAGGCCATGGCAAGAGCACAGATCGAACTCAAACGCGAACAGGGAAAATGCCAGACAGACTTAAAAAACCGCTTGTTCAAACGTGTTCTTGTACTTGTAAAAGAATATATGAAGACAGATGACTACAAAAAAATTCTGGAAAAACGCATTCAAAAATCACTGGATTTTGCAGATGGTGAAGAAATTCTGATCTACATCAATCCAAGTGATGCGCATTTGAAAGATGATTTAGAAGCAAAAACCGGCGCCTCCCTCACCGTAAGCCGAGAGGATTTTATCGGTGGGACACGTGCCGTCATGCAAAAACGACGTATTCTGATCGACTACTCGTTTAAATCAGCACTCTCGGAAGAATACGACAATTTCTTGTTTTTAGGAGGTGACAACTATGTTTAG
- a CDS encoding V-type ATP synthase subunit F, translating to MKMFLISDNVDTYTGMRLAGVDGVVVHERSELHDALQKVMDDKSIGIVLLTEKFGREFPDLIDEIKLKRKLPLLVEIPDRHGTGRKKDFITSYVNEAIGLKL from the coding sequence ATGAAGATGTTTTTGATCAGTGATAATGTCGATACGTACACAGGAATGCGACTCGCAGGCGTAGACGGTGTTGTTGTACACGAACGAAGCGAGCTTCACGACGCCCTGCAGAAAGTTATGGATGACAAATCCATCGGTATCGTTTTGCTCACCGAAAAATTCGGGCGGGAATTTCCCGATCTTATCGATGAGATCAAGCTCAAACGAAAACTACCGCTGCTTGTCGAAATTCCTGACCGTCACGGAACCGGCCGTAAAAAAGACTTTATCACATCTTATGTAAATGAAGCCATCGGCTTAAAACTATAG